A stretch of Triticum aestivum cultivar Chinese Spring chromosome 1D, IWGSC CS RefSeq v2.1, whole genome shotgun sequence DNA encodes these proteins:
- the LOC123172627 gene encoding cortical cell-delineating protein, with the protein MAMAPRALLLLAVGLVIAASASAHGGYEGSCPKDGLKLKACVDVLGLLKLKVNVPRHEPCCSLLDGLVGLDAALCLCANIDANVLGLNLHLPVDLRLILNNCGKVCPTDFRCPPRH; encoded by the coding sequence ATGGCCATGGCACCCAGAGCGCTGCTCCTCCTGGCCGTCGGGCTCGTGATCGCAGCCTCGGCGAGCGCCCACGGCGGCTACGAGGGGTCGTGCCCCAAGGACGGGCTGAAGCTGAAGGCGTGCGTGGACGTGCTGGGCCTGCTCAAGCTCAAGGTGAACGTGCCGCGCCATGAGCCTTGCTGCTCGCTCCTGGACGGGCTCGTCGGCTTGGACGCGGCGCTCTGCCTCTGCGCAAACATCGACGCCAATGTGCTCGGCCTCAACCTCCACCTCCCCGTCGACCTCCGCCTCATCCTCAACAACTGCGGCAAGGTCTGCCCCACCGATTTCCGGTGCCCACCA